From a single Mycosarcoma maydis chromosome 2, whole genome shotgun sequence genomic region:
- a CDS encoding putative translation elongation factor 2 — MSSEGKRFSSHNVRCCTLIGHVDHGKSSFADSLLAANNIISARMAGQIRYLDSREDEQERGITMEASAVSLSVKMRVHDPTKGWDPENLPPIQDFMINLIDTPGHVDFSSEVSTASRLCDGALLIVDVVEGVCAQTVTVLRQAWQDGLEPILVLNKVDRLITELKLSPNEAYHHLIQVIEQVNAVVGSFFASARMDDDERWHEEREKRIAARKQAKNDSIAASTTADADAAEEDAQDREERDDEDIYFDPSKGNVIFASAMDNWAFRLERFAMLYAKKMGIQESKLRKVLWGDFYFDPKTKRVLSQKQKEKEKRPLKPMFVQFVLENIWSVYDAVVENRDQDKIEKIVTSLSLKVHPRDLKSKDASTLIKAIVSQWLPLASCAFAAIIYVIPPTSKAQAKRIPMMLNPDMSYFDRGNYKAKTALEEHLMKAEIGPKSNRVAYVSKMFAVKKDDLPEAKKAPLTAEQMRERAKESRERQNAVRAALAATGASMEGGADVISGANGTSLEEAETQRAARAQRETEVQAQTDAQKEQEEEEQGSDEVVLGFARLYSGTLRAGQWMYALLPKYNTSLAPSHASNMKHIKAVQLEAIYMIMGRDLVAVNEVPAGNVFAIRGLEGRVLRNATLCSPSLVQSYPIDQRSDPGSIDPDVASNTFVNLAGINLLSAPIVRVALEPVNPQDMPKLVEGLKLLNQADPCVESLIQDTGEHVILTAGELHLERCLKDLRERFAKCEIQVSAPLVPFRETCVRAPEMPPPKIEGAARGTAEGNVANGVVSYRVRAVPLPKAVVDFLLANTQTLRRLQNKSASGGVDEDVDAASGSVDAAGSQASKMVSADKFWSSLATVLEKCGQDRTGQDWREVVEKIVSFGPRRVGANMLVDRTGSGRASLRNRTDACRAATRQSSGIATPSTTVAVDESQNLTDALSRIDVGGQDESCSRVNHLALNESIDSGFQMATSAGPLCAEPMQGLAFFLETISVCTSVSTSLSSVTGPLMSTFRESCKQALLDWSPRLMLAMYSCDIQASTEVLGKVHAVLAKRRGKIISEEMKEGTSFFTVGSLLPVVESFGFADEIRKRTSGAASPQLIFKGFELFDLDPFWVPRTEEELEDLGEKGDRENVAKRYMDAVRKRKGLFVTQRIVENAEKQRTLKSN, encoded by the coding sequence ATGTCATCGGAAGGGAAACGTTTCAGCTCGCACAATGTGCGCTGCTGTACTTTGATTGGCCACGTCGACCACGGCAAGTCTTCGTTTGCCGACTCGCTTTTAGCCGCAAACAACATCATCTCGGCACGCATGGCGGGGCAAATCCGCTACCTTGACTCAAGAGAggatgagcaagagcgtGGAATCACCATGGAGGCATCTGCTGTATCCCTCTCGGTCAAAATGCGTGTTCACGACCCTACGAAAGGCTGGGATCCAGAAAATCTTCCACCAATCCAAGACTTTATGATCAACTTGATTGATACGCCTGGTCATGTCGATTTCTCCTCAGAAGTATCGACAGCTTCAAGATTATGCGATGGTGCGCTGCTCATTGTCGATGTGGTGGAAGGTGTCTGCGCTCAGACAGTCACAGTATTGCGTCAAGCGTGGCAGGATGGTCTGGAACCCATTCTGGTCCTCAACAAGGTCGATCGACTGATCACCGAACTCAAACTTTCGCCCAACGAGGCATACCATCATCTGATTCAGGTCATCGAACAAGTGAATGCTGTCGTTGGGTCTTTCTTCGCCTCGGCACGtatggacgacgacgagcgttGGCACGAGGAGCGAGAGAAGCGCATCGCAGCGCGCAAACAAGCCAAGAacgactcgatcgccgCTTCTACCACTGCCGACGCTGATGCAGCCGAAGAGGACGCACAAGATCGTGAGGAAAGggacgacgaagacatTTACTTTGACCCTTCCAAAGGCAACGTTATCTTCGCTTCTGCGATGGATAATTGGGCTTTCCGACTTGAACGTTTCGCCATGCTTTACGCCAAAAAGATGGGCATTCAAGAGTCAAAGCTGCGGAAAGTGCTCTGGGGTGACTTCTACTTTGATCCCAAAACCAAGCGGGTTCTCAGCCAAAAGCaaaaggagaaggagaagcgTCCGCTCAAGCCTATGTTTGTCCAATTCGTCCTCGAAAACATTTGGTCGGTCTACGATGCCGTCGTCGAGAATCGCGATCAGGACAAGATCGAAAAAATCGTCACTTCGCTCAGCCTCAAGGTTCATCCTCGCGACCTCAAGTCGAAAGATGCGTCCACACTCATCAAAGCAATCGTCAGTCAGTGGCTGCCGCTCGCGAGCTGTGCATTTGCTGCCATCATCTACGTCATCCCGCCAACCAGCAAAGCTCAAGCAAAGAGAATCCCCATGATGCTCAACCCAGATATGAGCTACTTCGACCGAGGCAACTACAAGGCCAAAACGGCGCTGGAAGAGCATCTTATGAAAGCCGAGATTGGACCCAAGTCGAACCGTGTTGCGTACGTCAGCAAGATGTTTGCAGTCAAAAAGGACGATCTTCCCGAGGCGAAAAAGGCACCTTTGACTGCAGAACAAATGCGCGAACGTGCAAAGGAGAGCAGGGAGCGTCAGAATGCAGTGAGAGCGGCATTGGCTGCGACGGGTGCTTCCATGGAAGGTGGCGCGGATGTGATTTCTGGGGCAAACGGAACCAGCctcgaagaagccgagaCTCAGCGCGCTGCGCGTGCCCAACGCGAGACTGAAGTACAAGCACAGACGGATGCGCAgaaagagcaagaggaagaagagcaaggtTCGGACGAAGttgtgcttggctttgccCGACTGTATTCGGGCACTCTGCGCGCGGGTCAGTGGATGTACGCTCTACTGCCCAAGTACAACACCTCTCTTGCACCGTCTCATGCTTCCAATATGAAGCACATCAAAGCCGTGCAACTCGAAGCGATCTACATGATTATGGGGCGCGACCTTGTTGCCGTCAACGAAGTGCCCGCCGGTAATGTCTTCGCCATTCGCGGATTGGAAGGTCGCGTTTTGCGAAATGCCACTCTGTGTTCGCCTTCTCTTGTCCAGTCGTACCCCATCGACCAACGCAGCGATCCTGGGTCCATCGATCCAGACGTGGCTTCCAACACATTTGTCAATTTGGCAGGTATCAACTTGCTATCTGCGCCCATCGTGCGCGTCGCATTAGAACCTGTCAACCCTCAGGACATGCCCAAGCTCGTTGAGGGACTTAAGCTGCTCAACCAAGCCGACCCTTGTGTTGAATCGTTGATTCAGGACACGGGAGAGCACGTTATCCTTACTGCAGGAGAGTTGCACCTCGAGCGATGTCTCAAAGACTTACGAGAGCGATTTGCTAAATGCGAGATTCAAGTCAGTGCGCCGTTGGTACCGTTCAGAGAGACGTGCGTAAGGGCGCCCGAGATGCCGCCTCCAAAGATCGAAGGTGCAGCCCGTGGAACTGCTGAGGGTAACGTGGCAAACGGCGTGGTTTCGTACCGCGTGCGAGCTGTGCCGCTGCCGAAAGCGGTGGTGGACTTTCTGCTGGCCAACACGCAgacgcttcgtcgtcttcagAACAAGAGCGCTTCTGGTGGAGTGGACGAAGATGTGGACGCAGCATCTGGCTcggtcgacgctgctggatcgcaagcgagcaagatggtAAGCGCCGACAAGTTCTGGTCATCGCTAGCCACTGTGCTGGAGAAATGCGGACAAGACCGAACCGGCCAAGATTGGCGTGAAGTCGTGGAGAAGATTGTCTCGTTTGGCCCACGTCGGGTCGGCGCCAACATGCTCGTCGACCGTACGGGTAGTGGCAGAGCTTCGCTGCGCAATCGCACGGACGCTTGTCGTGCAGCTACACGTCAGTCGTCGGGCATAGCCACCCCAAGCACAACAGTGGCAGTCGATGAAAGCCAGAATCTCACCGATGCGCTCTCGAGAATCGACGTGGGTGGCCAAGACGAATCATGCTCGCGTGTCAATCACTTGGCGCTCAACGAGAGCATCGATTCGGGCTTCCAGATGGCCACTTCTGCGGGCCCACTTTGTGCCGAACCCATGCAAGGACTCGCATTCTTCCTCGAGACCATCAGCGTCTGTACGTCGGTCTCAACATCGCTTTCTTCGGTCACAGGACCGCTCATGTCGACATTCCGAGAGTCTTGCAAGCAAGCACTACTCGACTGGTCACCACGCCTAATGCTGGCCATGTACAGCTGCGACATTCAAGCGTCCACGGAAGTGCTGGGTAAAGTCCACGCCGTCCTCGCTAAGCGTCGTGGTAAAATCATCTCGGAAGAAATGAAGGAAGGCACGTCGTTCTTCACCGTAGGCTCTCTCTTACCCGTGGTAGAGAGTTTCGGATTCGCAGATGAGATTAGGAAGAGAACAAGTGGCGCTGCAAGCCCACAATTGATCTTCAAAggcttcgagctgttcgatctcgatccgTTCTGGGTACCAAGGACCgaagaagagctcgaggatctcGGCGAGAAAGGCGATAGAGAGAATGTGGCCAAAAGATACATGGATGCTGtgaggaagcgcaaggGTTTGTTTGTGACACAGAGGATTGTCGAGAATGCCGAGAAGCAGAGGACGCTCAAGTCGAACTGA
- a CDS encoding putative U5 snRNP-specific protein, which yields MAEKRKTSPPISYREAALVKRQRQAGDSDTSVSQQIAIASSNGGQDKGLIRSVKRTSSLSHPILGLTGAHTSEILDVKFSHDGSRIAAASADRTISIWSVYGDCANIGQLKGHSKAVSCLAFSSNISEILYSGSADGTLIAWSLATGEKQRRLRGHRAIVNCVSVTRSGPELLASGSDDGKVMVWDPQAKEPLDALEVGYPVTAVAFSEDASQIYVGGIDNQIHIYDLTRKAIALTLRGHMDTITSISLSPSGSHILSTSFDDSLRIWDVRPFAPEPDRSDPHSNAANPRLYRTLRGTTFGGFENLLIKAGWSADGEKVVAGGADRTCTIWDVESSTILYKLPGHKGTCTAAVFHPSEPVVVSSSTDMTLLLGEIDP from the coding sequence ATGGCAGAAAAGCGCAAGACTTCACCCCCTATCTCGTACCGCGAAGccgcgctcgtcaagcgtcAAAGACAAGCGGGCGACAGTGACACTTCTGTCTCACAACAGATTGCCATTGCATCCTCCAACGGCGGTCAGGACAAAGGTCTTATTCGTTCAGTCAAGCGAACATCATCACTGTCGCATCCTATCCTTGGACTCACAGGCGCACACACATCAGAGATACTCGATGTCAAATTTTCACATGATGGCTCTCGAattgcagcagcttctgctGATCGCACCATTTCTATCTGGAGCGTCTATGGCGACTGTGCCAACATTGGTCAGCTCAAAGGCCACTCAAAAGCCGTCAGCTGCCTAGCATTCAGCAGTAATATCTCAGAAATACTCTACTCGGGTTCTGCGGATGGCACTCTTATTGCATGGAGTTTGGCGACGGGTGAAAAGCAGAGAAGACTGAGAGGGCATCGAGCGATTGTGAATTGCGTTTCTGTGACACGGTCCGGGCCGGAACTTTTGGCTTCTGGATCGGATGATGGAAAAGTGATGGTTTGGGATCCGCAAGCCAAGGAGCCACTGGACGCGCTTGAGGTCGGGTATCCGGTGACGGCGGTCGCATTCTCGGAAGATGCGAGCCAGATCTATGTCGGTGGCATCGACAATCAGATTCACATCTACGACTTGACGCGCAAAGCTATTGCTCTCACACTACGCGGTCATATGGATACAATCACGTCGATCTCCCTATCACCTTCAGGGTCGCACATCCTCTCCACCTCGTTCGACGATTCGCTTCGAATCTGGGACGTAAGGCCTTTTGCACCCGAGCCAGATCGATCCGATCCCCACTCGAACGCTGCAAATCCAAGACTGTACAGGACGTTGCGAGGAACCACATTTGGAGGATTTGAAAACTTGCTCATCAAGGCTGGTTGGAGTGCCGATGGCGAAAAGGTGGTTGCAGGAGGCGCAGATAGGACTTGTACCATCTGGGACGTTGAAAGCTCCACGATTCTGTACAAGCTTCCGGGGCATAAGGGGACGTGTACCGCGGCCGTGTTTCATCCGAGCGAACCGGTTGTGGTGAGCAGTTCAACAGATATGACATTGTTGTTGGGAGAGATTGATCCGTGA
- a CDS encoding putative DNA polymerase X, whose product MSSSSLQRLPSGTHRFNQQYRLIAVAFPVTRHYTAQAGRTKLPIKYVRNRSQDLDKAVFLVLKGKSDGPLPPPETASRLFEPLPRRAKQHHINKTFQLHASFIQEAIAREQGPVLTHQDGEWEDVDVDELETRLEIPATRSRLVNQNASQLLPNIHPSSLQSINTNAKLQKRTRPQAVPWNRHSVNRDTVQADASLRNIHNAITFLQSIEVKLQATDRQLQELALRLGSQQPSSPGAASQRVRKICELVVRWLSHFPELMKKASEAAVQTPPPTKWQMFKAMTAAAFCIGGTTVLAPLLKAMLSFVWVIMPSLHELPVLYPNIHDWLGLVVHTSSLPLLIAMNTRAKKACRRFKHFSISKNLLHTHQRRQLTQSSQNLGPRKETAFRELIANHPELLDKPFPMTAVLNDLRNLQALRGSSSGREYKVAERRLFRVQHESELGQGAPLTVRQVTKLLEPDDSVGWTVIKQRLLLDRVDAINSLSKEDRARVMFQRVYGIGATKAERFVQAGFLTLEQLREASLERAQRIGLNHMNDIECLIPRSESQQWLDVLLDVVRSVDSKLSIELLGSFRRGDHYSSDLDFVLFHPDVIEMRLPRPDNPSKSDPHPLAATLLNNVIVQMRKRNLLADDLLAHGPLAVKGIVRLSATNKARRIDLNFAPFIRRAFYTLAKTGDADLMVHLRAKAKSKGWALNEYGLGPPNQNGSAWTTNLLQEATDERQIFAFLNVPYLKPKERSFSNYASKLKITRP is encoded by the coding sequence CCTCGCGCCTCTTTGAACCacttcctcgtcgagccaaACAGCATCACATTAACAAGACATTTCAACTGCATGCAAGCTTTATTCAAGAAGCGATCGCTCGCGAACAAGGCCCAGTCCTGACTCACCAAGACGGAGAGTGGgaggatgtggatgtggatgagctcgagactCGACTCGAAATCCCGGCTACTCGGAGCAGGCTGGTCAACCAAAACGCTTCGCAGCTACTGCCCAACATTCATCCAAGCAGTCTCCAGTcgatcaacaccaacgcCAAGCTTCAGAAAAGGACAAGACCTCAAGCTGTACCGTGGAACCGGCACAGTGTCAACAGGGACACAGTCCAAGCTGACGCTAGTCTGCGAAACATCCACAATGCAATAACCTTCTTGCAAAGCATTGAAGTGAAATTGCAAGCCACCGATCGCCAACTTCAAGAGTTAGCGCTTCGACTCGGATCGCAACAGCCTTCTTCGCCAGGGGCTGCCAGCCAGAGAGTTCGTAAAATCTGCGAGCTTGTCGTTCGTTGGCTGTCGCACTTTCCTGAGCTCATGAAgaaggcgagcgaggctgcGGTCCAGACTCCGCCACCAACCAAGTGGCAGATGTTCAAAGCCATGACGGCAGCCGCCTTCTGTATCGGAGGTACAACGGTCCTCGCTCCTCTGCTCAAAGCGATGCTCTCATTCGTGTGGGTCATCATGCCTTCACTTCACGAGCTGCCTGTGCTGTATCCCAATATACATGACTGGCTTGGGCTAGTCGTGCACACGTCTTCCCTACCGCTTCTGATCGCGATGAACACACGCGCAAAGAAAGCTTGTCGTCGCTTCAAGCACTTCAGCATCAGCAAAAACTTGCTTCACACCCATCAACGTCGCCAGCTCACCCAATCTAGCCAAAATCTGGGTCCACGTAAGGAAACGGCGTTCCGCGAGCTCATCGCCAATCATCCTGAACTGCTCGATAAGCCTTTTCCTATGACAGCCGTATTGAACGATCTTCGCAACCTGCAGGCTCTCAGAGGTAGCTCCAGCGGTCGAGAGTACAAGGTGGCAGAACGTCGGCTGTTTCGTGTTCAGCACGAGTCCGAGCTCGGCCAAGGTGCGCCACTGACGGTTAGACAGGTGACAAAACTGCTCGAGCCGGATGATAGTGTTGGCTGGACAGTGATCAAGCAACGTTTGCTGTTGGATCGGGTGGATGCGATCAATAGCCTTTCAAAGGAGGATCGTGCAAGGGTCATGTTTCAGCGCGTGTATGGGATCGGCGCTACGAAAGCCGAGCGCTTTGTGCAGGCCGGATTTTTGACGCTGGAGCAGTTGAGAGAGGCTTCGTTGGAGAGGGCGCAAAGGATCGGGCTCAACCATATGAACGATATCGAATGCTTGATTCCGCGTAGTGAGTCACAGCAGTGGCTGGACGTGTTGCTCGACGTGGTTCGGTCTGTCGATTCCAAGCTGAGCATCGAACTACTGGGCAGCTTTCGAAGAGGCGATCACTATTCTTCCGACCTCGATTTTGTCCTGTTCCATCCAGACGTGATCGAGATgcgtcttcctcgtcccGACAATCCTTCCAAATCGGACCCACATCCTCTAGCTGCCACGCTCCTCAACAACGTCATCGTCCAAATGCGCAAACGCAATCTGCTTGCTGACGACCTGCTCGCCCACGGCCCTCTGGCTGTCAAAGGTATCGTCCGCCTCTCGGCAACCAACAAAGCGCGTAGGATCGATCTTAATTTTGCGCCTTTCATTCGACGCGCTTTCTACACGCTCGCCAAAACCGGCGATGCTGACCTGATGGTTCACCTTCGCGCCAAGGCCAAATCGAAAGGCTGGGCTCTCAACGAGTATGGACTCGGTCCACCCAATCAAAACGGCTCAGCTTGGACCACAAACTTGCTTCAAGAGGCCACAGACGAACGCCAGATCTTTGCTTTTCTCAATGTACCCTACCTCAAACCCAAGGAGCGATCGTTCAGCAACTATGCatccaagctcaagatcaCTCGTCCTTGA